Within the Polaribacter pectinis genome, the region CGTTTCATAGTGGAATGGGATTTGTGCAATTTTATTTCGGTTTGCCAATTGCCATGATTATAATTTGCGTGGTTTTTATACCTATTTATCACAAATTGAAGGTTTACACAGCCTACGAATTTTTAGAAGGAAGATTCGATTTAAAAACAAGAAGTTTGGCAGCGATTTTGTTTTTAATTCAGCGTGGTTTGGCAGCAGGAATTACCATTTTTGCGCCTGCAATTATTTTAAGCGCAGTTCTTGGTTGGGATTTATTAACGTTGAATATTATCATCGGTTTTTTGGTGATTATTTACACAGTTTCTGGAGGAACAAAAGCAGTAAATGTTACGCAGAAACAACAAATGATTATCATTTTTTGTGGAATGGTAATCGCTTTTTATATGATTATGAGTCAACTTCCTGCTGATATTACATTTACAAAAGCATTAAAAATTGCTGGTGCAAGTGGAAAAATGGAAGTGTTAGATTTTTCTTTCGATTTGAGTAATCGTTACACAGTTTGGACAGGGATTTTAGGTGGAACCTTTTTAATGTTGTCTTATTTTGGGACAGATCAAAGTCAGGTGCAGCGTTATTTGTCAGGGAAATCTGTTCGTGAAAGTCAGTTGGGTTTAATTTTTAACGGACTTTTAAAAGTGCCAATGCAATTCTTTATTTTACTGATTGGTGTAATGGTTTTTGTGTTTTATCAATTTAATCCTTCGCCTTTAAATTTTAATCCTGGCGCAAATGAAGAAGTTATAAAATCTAAATACGCGAATGAATATCAGCAATTACAAGACGAACATATTAAAATTGAAAACGCTAAAAAAATAATTTTTGCTGATGGTTTTCAGCCAGAAGAAAAACAACAAATTTTAGATTTAAATACAAGAGATTTGGCTTTAAAAGCAAAATCGAAAGTAATTATCGATAAAATTGACGAAGAAAATACGCTTGATAAAATAGAGTCAAATGATAAAGATTATGTGTTTATTCATTTTATTTTAAACAATTTGCCAAGAGGATTAATAGGACTTTTGTTAGCGGTAATTTTGTCTGCAGCAATGTCTTCAACAGCATCTGAATTAAATGCGTTGGCGAGCACAACTGCAATGGATTTATACAAGCGAAATGTAAAAGGAGAAAAGAGCGATGAGCATTTTGTAAAAGCGTCTAAATGGTTCACTTTAGCTTGGGGAATTATTGCCATTTCTGTGGCTTGTATTGCCAATTTGTTTGATAATTTAATTCAGCTTGTAAATATTATTGGTTCTATTTTTTATGGAAATGTACTGGGAATTTTCTTACTCGCATTTTTTATAAAATTTGTAAAAGGAAATGCTGTTTTTATTGCGGCTTTAATTACACAAGCAATTATTATTGCAGTGTATTTTTTAGATTGGTTGCCTTATTTATGGTTGAACTTATTGGGTTGTGCGTTGGTAATGGGAATTGCGATTGTAATTCAATCGTTTTTACCAAAAAAGCCAAAATTAAAATTGAGTGAAGTTTAAAAAAAAAATAAAATGAAAAAGATTAAATGGGGAATCATTGGTTTAGGAAAAATAGCCAATAAATTTGCAGAAGATTTAGGAACAATTAAAGATGCAGAATTAGTTGCAGTTGCTTCTCGAAACATGGATAATGCAAACGAATTTGCAAAGAAATACAATGCAAAAAAAGCCTATAATTCTTATAAAGATTTAGCAAAAGACCCAGAAGTGGAAGCTATTTACATTGCAACTCCACATAGTTTTCATAAA harbors:
- a CDS encoding sodium:solute symporter — encoded protein: MEIESKLATVDWIVLSITLLFIVAYGTYVTRKSKNVTDYIKGGSDSKWWTIGLSVMATQASAITFLSTPGQAFHSGMGFVQFYFGLPIAMIIICVVFIPIYHKLKVYTAYEFLEGRFDLKTRSLAAILFLIQRGLAAGITIFAPAIILSAVLGWDLLTLNIIIGFLVIIYTVSGGTKAVNVTQKQQMIIIFCGMVIAFYMIMSQLPADITFTKALKIAGASGKMEVLDFSFDLSNRYTVWTGILGGTFLMLSYFGTDQSQVQRYLSGKSVRESQLGLIFNGLLKVPMQFFILLIGVMVFVFYQFNPSPLNFNPGANEEVIKSKYANEYQQLQDEHIKIENAKKIIFADGFQPEEKQQILDLNTRDLALKAKSKVIIDKIDEENTLDKIESNDKDYVFIHFILNNLPRGLIGLLLAVILSAAMSSTASELNALASTTAMDLYKRNVKGEKSDEHFVKASKWFTLAWGIIAISVACIANLFDNLIQLVNIIGSIFYGNVLGIFLLAFFIKFVKGNAVFIAALITQAIIIAVYFLDWLPYLWLNLLGCALVMGIAIVIQSFLPKKPKLKLSEV